One window from the genome of Diabrotica virgifera virgifera chromosome 6, PGI_DIABVI_V3a encodes:
- the LOC126886454 gene encoding uncharacterized protein LOC126886454, which produces MTSNNTMNTTQTTSHISYSSVVNTFKQPTKDEAIVLSSIEGTKVQEYIIAVGSIVGPRNVSFASRIANNRICIYLSSKNMVDSLLHSHKYVNIKETQVEIRRLITPAQRLIISNAGPSVPTTLIEQELRKMGISAVSKMTFLRVGMPESEYSHVLSFRRQTFITPLENMSIPDSFIISHDNTTYRLYLSIEGFNCTKCKTIGHQETECPDNANTITSNATTSNTTNLDSTNSNPPTSNTTNPDPTNSNPTTSKALPETSQNTQYITHLPYNQTEQIPSDKALISTSNYHPASSQNILDQIPDVQVSNNQLESTIETDDMSRPTNNTNETNTLKIPTSSTSNKISNLTPLEITQPKIIPNVTKHPKRLISSSPEINENTTQTDSHIFTSPVTRKSKKKTKTSKRNSRDELLLSLETIKDKIANRSPPFVLNFDEICDFLENTLNAKHPEITSKNYSNETAELIQILNFVHAYTHNSKLKNNITRLRKKLSPNNFSSTEETDETHSQSELENV; this is translated from the coding sequence ATGACTTCGAATAACACCATGAACACTACACAAACTACATCTCACATCTCATATTCCAGTGTTGTTAACACGTTTAAACAACCAACAAAAGACGAAGCCATAGTTCTTTCTAGTATTGAAGGAACCAAAGTTCAAGAGTACATCATAGCCGTCGGTTCAATAGTTGGTCCACGTAACGTATCTTTCGCTTCCAGAATAGCCAATAATAGAATATGTATATATCTCTCTTCTAAAAATATGGTTGATTCATTGCTGCATTCCCACAAATACGTCAATATAAAAGAAACTCAAGTAGAAATAAGAAGACTTATCACTCCAGCTCAAAGACTGATAATATCAAACGCTGGTCCTTCTGTTCCAACCACGTTAATTGAACAAGAACTACGTAAAATGGGTATAAGCGCCGTCTCTAAAATGACTTTTCTTAGGGTAGGAATGCCTGAAAGCGAATACAGCCATGTCTTGAGTTTTAGAAGGCAAACATTTATCACACCTTTAGAAAATATGTCCATTCCCGATTCTTTCATAATCTCTCATGATAATACCACTTACAGACTATACCTTTCTATAGAAGGATTCAACTGTACAAAATGCAAGACTATTGGTCACCAAGAAACAGAATGTCCTGACAATGCTAATACAATCACTTCTAATGCAACCACTTCTAATACAACCAATCTTGACTCAACCAATTCTAATCCACCCACTTCTAATACAACAAATCCTGacccaaccaattctaatccaacCACTTCTAAAGCTCTTCCAGAAACCTCCCAAAATACACAATATATAACACATCTACCTTATAACCAAACAGAACAAATACCTTCTGACAAAGCCTTAATATCCACCTCTAACTATCACCCAGCATCTTCCCAAAACATATTAGATCAGATCCCAGACGTACAGGTCTCTAATAACCAATTAGAATCTACCATAGAAACTGACGACATGTCAAGacctacaaataatacaaatgaaacaaacactttaaaaatcccaacatcatcaacttccaacaagatcagcaatcttactccattagaaataacacaacctaaaattattccaaacgtcacaaaacatccaaaaaggctcatctcatcgtctccagaaatcaacgaaaataccacacagaccgattctcatatcttcacttctccagtaacaaggaaatcaaagaaaaaaacaaaaacgtctaaaagaaattctcgagatgaacttttactttccctagagacaattaaagacaaaatcgcaaacagatcaccaccatttgtccttaacttcgacgaaatatgtgactttctcgaaaacacattaaacgcaaaacatcccgaaataacctcaaaaaactattcgaacgaaacagccgaattaattcagatccttaattttgttcacgcttatacccacaattcaaaattaaaaaataatataactcgattaagaaagaaactaagccccaataatttctcttccacagaagagaccgatgaaacacattctcagtcagaactcgaaaatgtctaa
- the LOC126886104 gene encoding zinc finger protein 514-like gives MEHICTECTLTFSKHSNLRSHLKTFHPDKLDIIAPNKTFKSIVLCNKCPKRFSKYSNLKRHVTKFHPENINELTSSKICPYQCSECQKKFSHLQNLIKHKKIHAKDSDIGKKQQNFKCMN, from the exons ATGGAACATATATGCACGGAGTGTACGCTCACATTCTCAAAACATTCTAATTTAAGAAGTCACCTGAAAACGTTTCATCCTG ATAAACTGGACATAATTGCACCCAACAAAACATTTAAGTCTATTGTACTTTGTAACAAATGTCCCAAAAGGTTCTCTAAATATTCCAATTTAAAAAGGCATGTCACTAAGTTTCATCCAG aaAATATCAACGAGCTGACTTCATCTAAGATTTGCCCATATCAATGCAGTGAATGCCAGAAAAAGTTTTCACATTTACAAAAtcttataaaacataaaaaaattcatGCAAAAGACAGTGATATTGGAAAAAAGCAACAAAACTTCAAGTGCA TGAACTAG